A DNA window from Brassica napus cultivar Da-Ae chromosome C1, Da-Ae, whole genome shotgun sequence contains the following coding sequences:
- the LOC106369170 gene encoding pentatricopeptide repeat-containing protein At4g21880, mitochondrial isoform X1: MGLRKAKHKLSAIFRVAMRNAAKKPPAEAVAGEYPEMDFIGQGTESWSSFPDILTPLKSFMDPSNTGQQGGNTLVMRGTSSLAGLVSSGFGVKPRKRKDDNDFSSKKKTLELSAFLSGKLPPSTKKQHVARGRLQFETFKKNQSQLMKKLSKGCARKLGQETTFEVLFKMGKEAGEREYNARIQLCVENARRSNDAEYVLDQVGKAIEYLKEMRQGGFSIKEGTYGPLFRYLVDMEMVEEFQIFEEFIREASPESVERLVYYEMLLWIQVNDEEKIHEICNTVDDSGRISLSTLQEYHLVALCEKDRKEDLQKLLEIVDITKVSSPEVLKSMFEYLGNSLLEAVAMKLLLELRDSGEVEAVSNLIFSYASCIPNSSVRSILVEDAILKFNKLHEELDIVPSSTSYEKLVGYLCGSNEVATALDVVENMCEAGLEISENILHSLLDAIGQILEFDLVQRIHSIMSNKCVKPNSETFRRSISLCIRIKDFEGAYNMLGNLKNFNLAPNSSMYNSIMVGYFREKNVNKALMVLKEMKEADVKADSVTFSYLINYCDQEEAIAEYYKEMKQAGIQASKHIYMSLIKAYASCKQFEKAKQVLLDQEVPTKDHNELKSILIHALALNGNITDALSIYEEMKEAGCHVDPKTIITLIDHADSNEELTTLAQLAHELNDSKYWIDGLFKIVVFAVRNNKSCSILDLLKGTKNDLFKDDIALEYWLEELFRSIAETEPSDVKLGLDLLSFMKEELGLCPSRKCLDFLLHACVNAKDKQTALVIWKEYQFAELPYNVLNYLRMYQVLVAAGDSKSAKEIASKIPNDDRDVKCVIKESSVVFTPKPKNKTTKKKRLSCQAK; this comes from the exons ATGGGTTTAAGGAAGGCAAAACACAAACTAAGCGCCATCTTCCGCGTAGCGATGAGAAACGCCGCTAAAAAACCTCCAGCCGAAGCCGTCGCCGGAGAGTATCCCGAGATGGATTTTATTGGCCAAG GAACAGAGTCATGGAGTTCGTTTCCGGACATTCTCACGCCGCTTAAGTCTTTCATGGATCCATCCAACACTGGACAACAAGGAGGTAACACTCTAGTGATGCGTGGAACGTCGTCACTCGCGGGTCTTGTCTCTTCTGGCTTCGGTG TTAAACCTCGGAAAAGAAAAGACGATAATGATTTTTCTTCCAAGAAGAAGACATTGGAGTTGTCAGCTTTCTTATCCGGGAAACTCCCTCCATCTACAAAGAAACAACACGTGGCGCGTGGAAGGTTACAGTTCGAGACCTTCAAGAAGAACCAGTCACAGCTTATGAAGAAGCTCTCTAAAGGATGCGCTCGGAAGCTGGGGCAGGAGACCACGTTCGAGGTGTTGTTTAAAATGGGGAAAGAAGCGGGCGAGAGAGAGTACAACGCCAGGATTCAGCTTTGCGTGGAGAACGCGAGGAGAAGCAATGACGCGGAGTATGTGCTTGATCAAGTTGGGAAAGCTATTGAGTATTTGAAGGAGATGAGGCAAGGAGGGTTCTCTATAAAGGAAGGGACTTACGGGCCGCTTTTTAGGTACTTGGTTGATATGGAGATGGTGGAGGAGTTTCAGATTTTTGAAGAGTTTATTAGGGAGGCGAGTCCTGAGTCTGTTGAGAGGCTTGTTTACTATGAGATGCTTCTTTGGATTCAAGTGAATGATGAAGAGAAGATCCACGAAATTTGTAATACGGTTGATGATAGTGGGAGGATAAGTTTATCAACCCTACAAG AATATCATTTGGTTGCACTGTGTGAGAAAGACAGAAAGGAAGATCTTCAGAAGCTTTTAGAGATTGTCGACATAACAAAAGTTTCTTCACCGGAAGTTTTGAAAAGCATGTTTGAATACCTTGGAAACTCGCTATTGGAGGCTGTTGCAATGAAGCTACTTTTGGAACTAAGAGACTCTG GTGAAGTGGAGGCAGTTTCAAATCTCATATTTAGCTATGCCTCCTGCATCCCAAACTCCTCGGTGAGGTCAATTCTG GTAGAGGATGCCATATTGAAGTTTAACAAGTTGCACGAAGAACTAGATATTGTGCCTTCATCTACATCCTATGAAAAGCTCGTTGGTTATCTTTGTGGCTCGAATGAG GTGGCCACTGCTCTTGATGTAGTTGAAAATATGTGTGAAGCAGGACTCGAAATATCGGAAAACATCCTACATTCATTATTAGATGCCATTGGCCAGATTCTTGAGTTTGATTTG GTACAAAGAATCCATTCAATCATGAGCAACAAGTGTGTCAAGCCAAACAGTGAGACTTTCAGGAGATCGATAAGTTTGTGCATAAGAATCAAAGAT TTTGAAGGTGCATATAATATGCTTGGTAATTTGAAGAATTTTAATTTGGCTCCGAACTCTAGCATGTACAATTCTATTATGGTGGGATATTTTCGAGAG AAAAATGTGAACAAGGCCTTAATGGTCCTCAAGGAAATGAAAGAAGCTGACGTTAAAGCTGATTCTGTGACGTTTAGCTATCTAATAAACTATTGCGACCAGGAGGAGGCTATTGCGGAG tattataaGGAGATGAAGCAAGCAGGAATTCAAGCTAGTAAGCACATTTACATGTCCCTCATAAAAGCATATGCGTCATGCAAACAATTTGAGAAGGCAAAACAG GTGCTCTTGGACCAAGAAGTACCGACAAAGGATCACAATGAGCTGAAAAGTATTCTTATACATGCTCTGGCATTAAATGGAAATATAACAGATGCCTTGAGTATTTATGAAGAAATGAAGGAAGCTGGTTGCCACGTAGACCCAAAAACTATTATAACTCTTATA GATCACGCTGATTCAAACGAAGAGTTGACAACGTTGGCTCAACTCGCTCATGAGCTGAATGATTCTAAATATTGGATAGATGGTCTCTTCAAAATTGTCGTGTTTGCTGTCCGCAACAATAAGTCGTG ctCTATTCTTGATTTGTTGAAGGGGACGAAAAACGACTTGTTCAAGGATGACATCGCTCTGGAATATTGGTTGGAAGAG CTGTTTAGGTCAATAGCAGAAACAGAGCCTAGTGATGTGAAGCTAGGGCTGGACTTGTTGAGCTTTATGAAGGAAGAGCTTGGGTTATGTCCTTCAAGAAAATGTCTAGATTTTCTTCTACATGCTTGTGTCAATGCGAAGGATAAGCAGACCGCTCTAGTGATATGGAAAGAGTACCAGTTTGCAGAACTCCCTTACAATGTCCTCAACTATCTAAG GATGTATCAGGTGCTAGTGGCTGCAGGAGATTCAAAAAGTGCAAAGGAAATAGCATCCAAGATTCCTAATGATGATAGAGATGTTAAATGTGTAATCAAAGAAAGCAGTGTTGTATTTActccaaaaccgaaaaataaaaCGACGAAAAAGAAACGATTATCTTGCCAAGCAAAGTAG